From the genome of Fusarium oxysporum f. sp. lycopersici 4287 chromosome 3, whole genome shotgun sequence, one region includes:
- a CDS encoding hypothetical protein (At least one base has a quality score < 10), whose protein sequence is MFNNQASLDPSLQAQSTAGSNAAAALKPFTDSSTSLHYWHRLRDSNLRPCNRFCYASSTPEPLLTAAAQATYVSISMLAFKKIPILDPNFSR, encoded by the exons ATGTTCAACA ATCAGGCTTCGCTGGATCCATCTTTACAAGCTCAGAGCACCGCTGGGTCAAATGCGGCTGCAGCTTTAAAACCTTTCACTGACTCTAGCACCAGCCTGCACTACTGGCATCGCCTACGCGACTCCAATTTAAGACC ATGCAACCGATTTTGCTACGCCTCTTCCACCCCGGAGCCTTTGCTCACTGCCGCAGCACAAGCGACCTACGTCAGCATCAGCATGTTAGCTTTCAAGAAAATTCCCATTCTTGATCCTAATTTCAGCCGCTAG